In bacterium, the genomic stretch GCGTGATCTCGAACGCCTTGCCCGAGTGGGCAACGGTCGAGGTCTCGCTCGACTCGGTCAGGGTGGCGGGCGTCAGCGCGTCGCCGTCCGCCGCCAGATCCTCGGCCTCGCCGATCGAGGCGAAGTACGGCACCTTGACGGTGTCGCCCACCTTCACCTTGCCGTCCGGCATGCCGGTCTTGACGATGGCGGCGCCCGTGCCGCCCATCAGCTCCATGCCCGCGAACCCGCCGCGCACTGCTTCGGCCATGAGTTCCGGGATGATGATGTTGGTCTTGGTTGTGGTTCCCATGGCCTACCTCACTTGCCAGTGCGCTTGGCGGAGTCCGCCCTGAGCGCGTCGAAGGTTGCCTTGTCACTGCGGTACAGAGCGTCCTTCTCCATGTGGGAGAGTTGCTCGTACGTCTTGCCGTTGTGGGTGAGTGCGGCGGTGTTGGCGCCGGTCTCGTTGGTGGCCGGAGGATT encodes the following:
- a CDS encoding phage major capsid protein gives rise to the protein MGTTTKTNIIIPELMAEAVRGGFAGMELMGGTGAAIVKTGMPDGKVKVGDTVKVPYFASIGEAEDLAADGDALTPATLTESSETSTVAHSGKAFEIT